In the genome of Flavobacterium panacagri, one region contains:
- a CDS encoding NtaA/DmoA family FMN-dependent monooxygenase (This protein belongs to a clade of FMN-dependent monooxygenases, within a broader family of flavin-dependent oxidoreductases, the luciferase-like monooxygenase (LMM) family, some of whose members use coenzyme F420 rather than FMN.), translating into MNAVGKMLIGLHLGNGYGSQSGAWRMPGVDPESYTSFDIRVKQAQAAERGKFQFIFLPDGPGAVMTDIETESPVFNLDVMMTLAAVARETQYIGLVATGSTTFNEPFNLARQFKALDIMSHGRAGWNAITSSGEDVAANYGKRIPSSQDRYGRAHEAVQLIQSLWGSWGKDAWIHNQNSGQFAKKDQILPINLQGKYVGSRGPLYIPPSEQGQPIIFHAGGSPNAHQLAGRFANVVIGAAFTIEDARAQRNAFRAAAKSYGRDPDEIKYIAGLMTTIAKDRRTALDRRIQLGGSSLIQKFEYLQKMLGIPLDLSLINEPISESQLENARPSPYDPRSSNALKIARQGWSVLDILAHGVIDYHPVIAGPGVEAADHMQAWYEAGAADGFWISPDVNSDGIDAFVDQVVPLLQERGLFHKEYESKTLRGHLGVPDQYGIDPRV; encoded by the coding sequence ATGAATGCTGTAGGAAAAATGCTTATTGGACTTCATCTTGGAAATGGATACGGATCTCAATCAGGGGCTTGGCGTATGCCGGGAGTTGATCCCGAAAGCTACACGAGTTTTGATATCCGTGTAAAGCAGGCTCAGGCTGCAGAGCGTGGAAAATTTCAATTTATATTTTTGCCGGATGGTCCCGGTGCAGTTATGACAGATATTGAAACTGAATCTCCCGTTTTCAATCTTGATGTGATGATGACCCTCGCCGCTGTTGCCAGAGAAACTCAATATATTGGATTGGTCGCTACCGGATCAACCACTTTTAATGAACCCTTTAATCTAGCCAGACAATTTAAGGCCTTGGACATTATGAGTCATGGCAGGGCCGGATGGAATGCAATTACATCAAGCGGGGAAGATGTTGCAGCCAATTACGGAAAAAGAATTCCGTCGAGCCAAGATCGTTATGGACGTGCCCATGAGGCTGTCCAACTCATTCAATCACTTTGGGGGAGCTGGGGAAAAGATGCCTGGATACACAACCAAAACAGTGGGCAGTTTGCAAAGAAAGATCAGATTCTTCCAATCAATTTACAAGGTAAATACGTCGGTTCAAGAGGACCTTTATACATTCCGCCGTCAGAGCAGGGACAGCCAATTATCTTTCACGCAGGCGGCAGCCCCAATGCACATCAGTTGGCAGGACGCTTTGCTAATGTGGTAATAGGTGCAGCATTTACAATTGAAGATGCAAGAGCGCAACGTAATGCATTTAGAGCGGCAGCAAAAAGTTACGGTCGTGATCCGGATGAAATCAAATACATTGCCGGACTGATGACCACCATTGCGAAGGACAGACGCACGGCGCTCGATCGCCGAATACAATTAGGAGGCAGTTCACTTATACAAAAATTTGAGTACCTGCAAAAAATGCTAGGTATTCCACTTGATCTTTCCTTGATAAATGAACCAATTTCAGAATCACAGCTGGAAAATGCCCGTCCATCTCCTTATGATCCTCGTTCTTCCAATGCATTGAAAATTGCTAGGCAAGGCTGGTCCGTTCTTGATATTCTTGCTCACGGCGTGATAGATTACCATCCTGTAATTGCAGGGCCGGGCGTAGAAGCGGCAGATCATATGCAGGCTTGGTATGAAGCCGGTGCTGCGGATGGGTTTTGGATTTCACCTGATGTTAATTCGGATGGAATTGATGCCTTTGTTGATCAGGTTGTTCCGCTGCTGCAGGAGCGAGGGCTTTTCCACAAAGAGTATGAAAGCAAAACTTTGCGCGGACACCTTGGAGTTCCGGATCAGTATGGAATTGATCCAAGGGTTTAA
- a CDS encoding alpha/beta fold hydrolase: MSTITVKDGTEIYYKDWGTGQPIVFHHGWPLSADDWDAQMMFFLKQGYRVIAHDRRGHGRSGQSSEGNNMETYAADVAELTAALDLKDAIHIGHSTGGGEVIRYAAKYGKGRVSKAIIISAVTPIMIKNEANPDGVPLSVFDEIREGTGFSRAQYFYDFPIAFYGWNREGKTIQEGIKHNWWRQGMMGSVLAHYEGIKAFSESDFTEDLKSLDIPVLVLHGEDDQIVPYNQAPKAAALLKNGKLISYPGFPHGMPTTEAETINKDILEFIKS, encoded by the coding sequence ATGAGCACAATTACAGTAAAAGACGGAACAGAAATTTATTATAAAGATTGGGGAACAGGACAACCTATCGTTTTTCACCACGGATGGCCTTTATCAGCAGACGACTGGGATGCGCAAATGATGTTTTTCTTAAAACAAGGATATAGAGTTATTGCTCATGACAGACGCGGACACGGTCGTTCTGGTCAAAGTTCTGAAGGCAACAATATGGAAACCTATGCTGCAGACGTAGCAGAATTGACCGCAGCACTAGACTTAAAAGATGCGATTCATATTGGCCACTCAACTGGCGGAGGGGAAGTAATTCGTTACGCAGCAAAATATGGAAAAGGACGTGTTTCTAAAGCCATTATTATTAGTGCTGTTACGCCAATCATGATCAAAAATGAGGCAAATCCTGATGGTGTCCCATTGTCTGTTTTTGACGAAATTAGAGAAGGAACGGGATTTAGCAGAGCACAATATTTTTATGATTTCCCAATCGCTTTCTACGGATGGAACCGCGAAGGAAAAACAATTCAAGAAGGTATCAAACACAATTGGTGGCGTCAAGGAATGATGGGTTCTGTACTGGCTCACTATGAAGGTATTAAAGCTTTCTCTGAATCCGATTTCACAGAAGATTTGAAAAGTTTAGACATACCTGTATTGGTTCTTCACGGAGAAGATGATCAGATCGTACCATATAATCAGGCTCCTAAAGCTGCAGCTCTTTTGAAAAATGGAAAATTAATTTCTTATCCTGGATTTCCTCATGGTATGCCTACAACAGAGGCAGAAACTATTAATAAAGATATTTTAGAATTTATCAAATCTTAA
- a CDS encoding SDR family NAD(P)-dependent oxidoreductase has product MAKTIFITGASRGFGRIWAEAFLKRGDNVVAAVRNPETLTKLNKEFSSSLLVLKLDVTDRNESFEAIETAKKHFGSIDVLINNAGFGHIGAVEELKEQDVRTQFETNVLGSLWTIQAVLPIMRQQKSGHIIQLSSALGLNTVSLMGLYSATKFAVEGLTETLAGEVSGFGIKVTIVEPGGFSTDFFGTTSLALSESIPVYDGVRKDFYQHAGEQDSGNPAATAKALVKLVYSENPPLRLLLGKTAFPWVQHTYSERLKTWESWQDVSVAAHG; this is encoded by the coding sequence ATGGCAAAAACAATTTTTATAACAGGTGCCTCCCGTGGATTCGGAAGAATTTGGGCAGAGGCATTTTTAAAACGCGGCGATAATGTAGTTGCGGCTGTTCGCAATCCTGAAACACTAACCAAGCTTAATAAAGAATTTTCATCATCTCTTTTAGTGCTAAAACTTGATGTTACTGATCGAAACGAAAGTTTTGAGGCAATTGAAACTGCAAAAAAGCACTTTGGCAGTATCGACGTGTTAATAAACAATGCCGGTTTTGGACACATAGGGGCAGTAGAGGAATTAAAAGAGCAGGACGTAAGAACTCAGTTTGAAACTAATGTACTGGGATCATTATGGACTATTCAGGCAGTTCTGCCTATCATGCGCCAGCAAAAATCAGGACATATCATTCAGCTTTCAAGTGCGCTGGGTTTGAATACGGTATCATTAATGGGGCTGTATAGTGCAACAAAATTCGCTGTTGAAGGCCTTACTGAAACACTCGCGGGTGAAGTAAGCGGATTTGGCATTAAAGTTACCATAGTAGAACCAGGTGGTTTTTCTACAGATTTCTTCGGGACCACTTCTCTTGCACTCAGCGAATCAATACCAGTTTACGACGGTGTACGAAAAGATTTTTATCAGCATGCTGGCGAGCAGGATTCAGGTAACCCTGCAGCCACTGCCAAAGCTCTTGTCAAGCTTGTTTATTCTGAAAATCCGCCACTCAGATTACTGCTGGGAAAAACTGCTTTTCCCTGGGTGCAGCACACTTACTCAGAAAGACTGAAAACATGGGAATCATGGCAGGATGTGTCGGTGGCGGCACATGGTTAA
- a CDS encoding SDR family NAD(P)-dependent oxidoreductase yields the protein MSNNQNKIALVTGASRGLGKDSALQLAKKGFHIILTYQTKKEFADQVVKEIETIGQKAFSLPLDISSTAGFDQFVTEVKDVLDAQFSSAKLDALVNNAGIGINQSFETTTEEILDAMTNIHFKGPYFLTQKLLPLLNDGSSIVNTSSGLARFSFAGYSVYGAMKAAVDSLSRYQALELGSRKIRVNSVAPGAIETDFGGGVVRDISDLNKHLASETALARVGLPDDIGSVVAFLCSDDSKWINAQRIEVSGGYRI from the coding sequence ATGTCAAACAATCAAAATAAAATAGCATTAGTAACAGGCGCAAGTCGCGGACTTGGAAAAGATTCGGCTTTACAGCTGGCGAAAAAAGGATTTCATATCATCCTTACCTATCAGACCAAAAAAGAATTTGCGGACCAGGTGGTAAAAGAAATTGAAACTATTGGACAAAAAGCGTTTTCATTGCCTTTGGACATTTCTTCAACTGCCGGTTTTGACCAATTTGTAACTGAAGTAAAAGATGTTTTAGATGCTCAATTTTCTTCTGCAAAATTAGATGCGCTAGTAAACAATGCGGGTATCGGAATTAACCAAAGTTTTGAAACAACAACAGAAGAAATTTTGGATGCAATGACAAATATCCATTTCAAAGGCCCATATTTCTTAACTCAAAAACTATTACCATTACTGAATGACGGCAGCAGCATCGTAAATACGTCTTCCGGTCTGGCAAGATTTTCTTTTGCTGGATATTCCGTTTATGGCGCGATGAAAGCTGCAGTCGATTCATTATCAAGATACCAGGCATTGGAATTGGGAAGCAGAAAAATAAGAGTCAATTCCGTAGCTCCAGGGGCTATTGAAACTGATTTTGGCGGGGGTGTTGTACGTGATATTTCAGATTTGAATAAACATCTGGCTTCTGAAACTGCTTTAGCAAGAGTCGGCTTGCCCGATGATATTGGAAGTGTAGTAGCCTTTCTTTGTTCTGATGATTCCAAATGGATTAATGCGCAGCGAATAGAAGTTTCGGGCGGATATAGAATATAA
- a CDS encoding DUF1214 domain-containing protein, which produces MSTVDFFNTFNKLLVINPAQSKDSIIMKKLASIGIAPGLKFDISKFSKAVQDSIAVIPNWAKVEMGKNGFNSSKLINGWSLEHGLGDYGTKYKFRAGIAYTGWGANLDKDAMYPSSSIDADGDPYDGSKHKYVLHFDKGQTPPSNAFWSLTLYDSKGFFYDNALNRYSIGDRNPLKINKDGSVDIYIQNETPEKEKMNNWLPAPKAPFNFMLRVYWPKEEMINGKWNVPAVKKQ; this is translated from the coding sequence ATGTCAACAGTAGATTTCTTTAATACTTTTAATAAGCTATTGGTTATTAATCCTGCTCAAAGTAAAGATTCTATTATAATGAAAAAATTAGCTTCAATCGGAATCGCGCCTGGATTAAAATTTGATATTTCTAAATTTTCAAAAGCTGTACAAGATTCAATAGCAGTAATTCCTAATTGGGCTAAAGTTGAAATGGGAAAAAATGGATTTAATTCCAGCAAGCTCATAAATGGATGGTCATTGGAACATGGGCTAGGCGATTATGGTACTAAGTATAAGTTTCGTGCAGGTATTGCATACACCGGCTGGGGAGCAAATCTTGACAAGGATGCTATGTATCCTTCTTCTTCAATAGACGCAGATGGCGACCCGTACGATGGGTCAAAACACAAATATGTTCTGCATTTTGATAAAGGGCAAACTCCACCTTCTAATGCGTTCTGGAGTTTAACACTTTATGATTCCAAGGGGTTTTTCTATGATAATGCATTGAATCGTTATTCAATTGGAGATAGAAATCCATTAAAGATAAATAAAGATGGTTCTGTAGATATTTATATTCAAAATGAAACACCTGAAAAAGAAAAAATGAATAATTGGCTGCCCGCACCAAAAGCACCTTTTAATTTTATGCTTCGCGTTTATTGGCCAAAGGAAGAAATGATAAATGGAAAGTGGAATGTGCCAGCAGTAAAAAAACAATAA
- a CDS encoding winged helix-turn-helix transcriptional regulator, translated as MPKKKPYCECLNTVKPVRDTLEVINGKWKLSIIISVGVGNSRFTEIQESIPGLTPKVLSKELKELEQHQLIKRIITNDYPVKISYCLEPYADTLTPIIYAMKDWGLNHKKKIFQER; from the coding sequence ATGCCGAAAAAGAAACCTTATTGTGAGTGCCTAAATACCGTTAAGCCAGTACGGGACACACTTGAAGTAATTAATGGAAAATGGAAATTATCCATCATTATTTCTGTAGGTGTAGGAAACAGCCGATTTACTGAAATTCAAGAGAGCATTCCAGGATTAACTCCCAAAGTACTTTCAAAAGAACTTAAGGAACTTGAACAGCACCAGCTGATCAAACGGATTATAACGAACGATTATCCTGTCAAAATATCATATTGCTTAGAACCCTATGCAGATACCTTGACCCCTATTATCTACGCTATGAAAGATTGGGGATTAAACCATAAGAAGAAAATTTTTCAAGAAAGATAA
- a CDS encoding helix-turn-helix domain-containing protein: MIHFKKISDLHEALDIKPPQHPLFSAVYGERDSCSGNSILEFSSEFYIIGFKKLKSGSMQYGKTKYDHDRGSMSFTKPQQKVVFKNVELEEKGFLIMIHEDFLPGTVLYNEIRKYSYFDYEVNEALHLSPAEEDIIWNLYFNIEKEYNNNTDELSKAIIVSHLDSMLKYSQRFYKRQFINRTELTGSTVTKFNALLAANFEERKTKNIGLPTVSLMAEKLNISSRYLTDLLKQETGKTALELIHLFLIGEAKNLLTEGELNITEISHLLGFENTTYFSRLFKKEVGSAPNEFRANILN; this comes from the coding sequence ATGATACATTTCAAAAAAATCAGCGATCTGCATGAAGCGCTCGATATCAAACCTCCCCAGCACCCGCTCTTTAGTGCCGTATATGGTGAACGGGACAGTTGCAGCGGTAATAGTATTCTAGAGTTTTCATCTGAATTTTATATTATAGGATTTAAAAAATTGAAATCTGGAAGCATGCAGTATGGCAAAACAAAATATGACCATGACCGCGGCTCCATGTCCTTTACAAAGCCCCAGCAGAAAGTAGTCTTTAAAAATGTGGAACTAGAGGAAAAGGGATTTCTAATTATGATTCATGAAGACTTTTTACCGGGAACAGTCCTTTACAACGAAATCAGGAAATATAGTTATTTTGATTACGAGGTTAATGAGGCTTTACATCTTTCACCTGCCGAGGAGGATATCATTTGGAATCTGTATTTCAATATTGAAAAAGAGTACAACAACAATACTGATGAACTCAGCAAAGCTATTATCGTAAGTCATCTGGATTCCATGCTTAAATATTCACAGCGCTTTTATAAAAGGCAGTTTATAAACCGTACAGAGCTCACCGGTTCTACAGTTACGAAGTTTAACGCTTTGCTTGCTGCTAATTTTGAAGAAAGAAAAACAAAAAATATTGGATTACCAACGGTATCTCTCATGGCAGAAAAGTTGAATATATCTTCCCGTTATTTAACTGATTTGCTCAAACAGGAAACAGGAAAGACTGCCCTGGAGCTTATTCATCTTTTTCTAATCGGCGAGGCAAAAAACTTACTGACCGAAGGCGAACTGAATATAACTGAAATTTCTCATCTGCTTGGTTTCGAAAATACGACTTATTTTTCACGCCTTTTTAAAAAAGAAGTAGGGAGCGCGCCAAATGAATTCAGGGCAAACATATTAAATTAA
- a CDS encoding NADPH-dependent F420 reductase, with protein MKIGIIGTGAIGGTIAKKMAQAGHEVKVNNTDQADKLQTRAEELGVEAATLKNVVKDVDVIILSLPTIAIPTLPKDLLAGVPENVIVVDTSNYYPFRDADIEDIKNGKVESIWVSEQLGRPVVKAFNNLLAETLANGGKNSGAEDRIAMAVAGDDPQAKKVIAALVNDAGYDAVDSGRLSESWRHQPGTPAYCTELNEEELKQALSDGVKEAAPSLRDKAIADLSALPYYPSHPDVVQYNRGLFQKNPKLK; from the coding sequence ATGAAAATAGGAATAATAGGTACCGGAGCAATAGGCGGTACGATCGCAAAAAAAATGGCACAAGCCGGTCATGAAGTGAAAGTGAATAATACAGATCAGGCTGATAAATTACAGACCCGTGCTGAGGAGTTAGGTGTTGAAGCTGCAACACTAAAGAATGTTGTAAAAGATGTAGATGTCATTATTTTATCACTGCCTACTATAGCAATACCAACTTTGCCTAAAGATTTGCTGGCAGGCGTTCCGGAAAATGTAATTGTGGTAGACACATCCAATTATTATCCGTTCCGTGATGCCGATATTGAAGACATTAAAAACGGAAAAGTAGAAAGTATCTGGGTATCCGAGCAATTGGGAAGGCCTGTTGTAAAAGCTTTCAATAATTTGCTGGCAGAGACGCTGGCAAACGGCGGAAAAAACAGCGGTGCTGAAGACAGAATAGCAATGGCTGTAGCGGGTGATGATCCGCAGGCTAAAAAAGTAATTGCCGCATTAGTTAATGATGCCGGTTACGATGCAGTTGACTCGGGCAGACTTTCTGAATCTTGGAGACATCAGCCTGGAACTCCTGCTTACTGCACTGAACTTAATGAAGAAGAATTAAAACAGGCATTATCTGATGGTGTAAAAGAAGCAGCACCGTCATTAAGAGATAAGGCCATAGCTGATCTTTCTGCCCTGCCTTACTATCCATCACATCCAGATGTAGTACAATACAATAGAGGATTGTTTCAAAAAAATCCTAAGTTAAAATAA
- a CDS encoding DUF6965 family protein translates to MNPEEIKRYFEHNPPPKEVRLAPWANITDTQVFLSSCYSTIKNFNGPVDRCPAWWHLRDFYLLVKKTQKPDASDPQPEELAAD, encoded by the coding sequence GTGAATCCTGAAGAAATCAAACGCTATTTTGAGCATAATCCACCGCCCAAGGAAGTAAGACTGGCTCCGTGGGCCAATATCACCGATACGCAGGTTTTTCTGAGTAGCTGCTACAGCACCATCAAAAACTTTAACGGTCCCGTGGACAGATGTCCGGCATGGTGGCATCTGAGGGATTTCTACCTGCTGGTAAAGAAAACCCAGAAGCCAGACGCGTCAGATCCGCAGCCTGAAGAGCTGGCTGCGGACTAA
- a CDS encoding FdhF/YdeP family oxidoreductase: MKKDLQQKTDDLSHKLPEAENPYQLSKLKLTKVEKWAAGVPAVMAAVSDLIEDKTILRGGKALFKMNQMGGFDCSSCAWPDPDDDRSPLGEYCENGAKALAEEATTKKVDAAFFKENSVYSLSKLDDYQIGKMGRLTEPMYLPVGGTHYQPISWNEAFTKIASHLNALESPNEAAFYTSGRTSNEASFLYQLFAKEFGTNNMPDCSNMCHETSGTALKTTIGIGKGTVTLEDFYDTDVIVIIGQNPGTNAPRMLSALEKGKKNGAKIIAVNPLPEAGLMGFHNPQAIKGIIGSGGKLTDLFLPIKINGDMALLKAIELLLIELEKKNPGEVFDHEFIKDKTTGFENFEKQFENLDLDHLAFLSGVPKDLIIEAAEILAFKKRIIICWGMGLTQQPNGVDMIREIVNILLIKGSIGKPGAGVCPVRGHSNVQGNRTMLIDEKPTNEQLDRLQTYFGFNPPRNHGYDVVGTIKAIHDEKVKFMFCMGGNFLSAAPDTTYTAEAFRKLKLLVCVSTKLNRGHLVHGKESLILPTLSRSDMDIVNGEVQIISTENSMGVVQSSKGVLKPISDQLINETQIVCRMAMAVLGDKSVIDWKRYHNSYNDVREAIENCIPGFENYNSRVREKGGFYLPNAPRHGQFTAKESADRAAFTLTEIPDNELEPDEYMMATTRTHDQFNTTIYGMDDRYRGIKNERRVIFMNQNDIDKAGFKAGDKVDLFNYNDGIERIAPLFLIVSYQIPERNTVTYFPETNVLVSVNNVVKESNMPASKYVKIKVKKHDPAIYEKIKHM; encoded by the coding sequence ATGAAGAAAGATCTACAACAAAAAACAGATGATTTAAGCCATAAATTACCTGAAGCGGAAAATCCGTACCAGCTTTCGAAACTTAAATTAACAAAAGTAGAAAAATGGGCTGCTGGCGTTCCTGCGGTTATGGCTGCGGTAAGCGATCTTATAGAAGATAAAACCATTCTAAGAGGCGGAAAAGCTTTGTTCAAGATGAATCAAATGGGCGGTTTTGACTGTTCCAGCTGCGCATGGCCAGATCCTGATGATGATCGATCTCCTTTGGGCGAATATTGTGAAAATGGAGCAAAAGCTTTGGCTGAAGAAGCTACAACCAAAAAAGTTGATGCTGCTTTCTTTAAAGAAAACTCTGTTTACAGCCTTTCAAAATTGGACGATTACCAAATTGGAAAAATGGGAAGATTGACCGAGCCGATGTATTTGCCTGTTGGCGGTACACATTATCAGCCCATAAGTTGGAATGAGGCTTTTACAAAAATTGCTTCCCATTTAAATGCGCTTGAATCTCCAAATGAAGCGGCCTTTTATACTTCGGGAAGAACCAGTAATGAAGCTTCCTTTCTTTATCAGCTTTTTGCAAAAGAATTTGGAACCAATAATATGCCAGATTGTTCCAATATGTGCCACGAAACCTCTGGAACAGCTTTGAAAACTACAATCGGAATTGGAAAAGGAACGGTTACTTTAGAAGATTTTTATGATACCGATGTGATTGTGATAATCGGACAGAATCCAGGAACAAATGCTCCAAGAATGCTGAGTGCTTTAGAAAAGGGCAAAAAAAATGGTGCAAAAATTATTGCCGTTAATCCGTTACCCGAAGCTGGCTTAATGGGATTCCATAATCCGCAAGCTATAAAAGGGATAATTGGATCAGGCGGAAAACTTACCGATCTTTTTCTTCCAATAAAAATTAACGGCGATATGGCACTTTTAAAAGCTATTGAACTTTTGCTAATTGAATTGGAAAAGAAAAACCCAGGTGAAGTTTTTGATCATGAATTTATCAAAGACAAAACAACTGGTTTTGAAAATTTTGAGAAACAGTTTGAAAATTTAGACTTGGATCATCTTGCCTTTCTATCTGGAGTTCCAAAAGATTTAATTATCGAAGCTGCAGAAATACTGGCTTTCAAAAAAAGAATTATCATTTGCTGGGGAATGGGACTTACCCAGCAGCCAAATGGTGTCGATATGATCCGAGAGATTGTTAATATTTTATTGATTAAAGGAAGTATTGGTAAACCCGGCGCAGGAGTCTGTCCCGTTCGCGGACACAGTAATGTTCAAGGAAACAGAACCATGCTTATTGATGAAAAACCTACAAATGAACAATTAGATCGTCTTCAAACTTACTTTGGATTTAATCCGCCGAGAAATCATGGTTATGATGTGGTTGGAACGATAAAAGCGATTCATGACGAGAAAGTAAAATTTATGTTCTGCATGGGCGGTAATTTTCTATCGGCGGCACCAGATACGACTTATACCGCAGAAGCATTTCGAAAACTGAAACTGCTGGTATGCGTCTCAACAAAACTCAACAGAGGCCATCTGGTACATGGAAAAGAATCACTTATCCTTCCTACGCTTTCCCGAAGTGATATGGATATCGTTAACGGAGAAGTGCAGATTATCAGTACAGAAAATTCTATGGGCGTGGTGCAGTCTTCAAAAGGCGTGCTTAAACCTATCTCGGATCAGTTGATAAACGAAACTCAAATTGTCTGCCGAATGGCAATGGCGGTTCTTGGAGATAAATCAGTTATCGACTGGAAGCGATACCACAACAGTTATAATGATGTGAGAGAAGCTATTGAAAATTGCATTCCAGGTTTTGAAAATTACAATAGTAGAGTTCGCGAAAAAGGCGGTTTTTATTTGCCTAATGCTCCTCGTCATGGTCAATTTACTGCTAAAGAATCAGCTGATCGTGCGGCATTTACTTTAACAGAAATTCCAGATAATGAATTGGAACCAGATGAATATATGATGGCCACAACTCGTACGCATGACCAGTTTAATACTACTATTTATGGTATGGATGACCGCTATAGGGGAATAAAAAATGAACGCCGTGTTATTTTCATGAATCAAAATGATATTGATAAAGCAGGATTTAAAGCGGGAGACAAAGTAGATCTCTTTAATTATAATGATGGCATAGAAAGAATTGCACCTTTATTCCTTATTGTTTCTTATCAAATTCCAGAGCGAAATACGGTCACTTATTTTCCTGAAACCAATGTTTTGGTTTCTGTAAATAATGTAGTGAAAGAAAGCAATATGCCAGCTTCTAAATACGTAAAAATAAAAGTAAAAAAACACGATCCTGCCATTTACGAAAAGATAAAACACATGTAA